The following coding sequences are from one Eucalyptus grandis isolate ANBG69807.140 chromosome 11, ASM1654582v1, whole genome shotgun sequence window:
- the LOC104449184 gene encoding LOW QUALITY PROTEIN: mechanosensitive ion channel protein 3, chloroplastic (The sequence of the model RefSeq protein was modified relative to this genomic sequence to represent the inferred CDS: inserted 1 base in 1 codon), with product MMAHSSSMQLSRELGIFLDPKCCYQNNSVLKKGRLLSVGNNLSSHSLWQDAWRLRLLGKGHGPVRPISSRHKIFFCRSFLVPGGGKEVPVVKSVALVLRRSFDSLGGSPLVFKLVPAVGVIAFAAWGLGPLMRFVRVVFLHKNDNSWKKSSTHYIMTSYFQPLIVWTGVTLLCRALDPVVLPTEASQAVKQRLLIFVRSLSTVLAFAFCLSSIVQQAQKYYMEANDACDTRNMGFNFAGKAIYSAVWVAAISLFMELLGFSTQRWLTAGGLGTVLLTLAGREIFTNFLSSIMIHATRPFIVNEWIQTKIEGYEVSGTVEHVGWWSPTIIRGDDREAVHIPNHKFTVSVVRNLSQKTHWRIKTHLAVSHLDVHKINNIVADMRKVLAKNPQVEQQKLHRRVFLENINPENQALMILISCFVKTSHFEEYLCVKEAILLDLLRVISHHRARLATPIRTVQKIYSEADLENVPFADAIFTRSRAAANRPFLLIEPSDKINGDDKNKASTKGTHASEDKDTKAEMNSTSDLIEDSKVGSTSTVDSRKDDKVNGPATPNSGAKLSATSTSDPQSQVNTEVQQPQKEKTLETSKDVLKTNAKDVNPXREPSEDSAVPTEIGRGKVDPTPKPLKEDGERPIASTSMARPPLEENIVLGVALEGSKRTLPIEEETTPSAPSETKELAAQRNGAGLPAGGKEKKDGHVSSSS from the exons ATGATGGCCCATTCTAGTTCCATGCAGTTGTCCCGTGAACTAGGGATTTTCCTTGATCCAAAATGCTGTTACCAAAACAAT AGTGTTCTGAAAAAAGGCCGGCTACTGTCCGTGGGCAACAATCTCTCATCGCATTCTTTG TGGCAAGATGCATGGCGTCTTCGTCTTTTAGGCAAGGGACATGGGCCAGTCCGTCCCATATCTTCTAGacataaaattttcttctgCCGGTCTTTTCTTGTGCCTGGCGGCGGAAAAGAAGTCCCAGTTGTAAAATCTGTTGCTCTAGTCTTGAGAAg GTCATTTGACTCTTTGGGTGGAAGCCCTTTGGTATTTAAGCTGGTCCCAGCAGTTGGTGTCATTGCATTTGCTGCATGGGGTCTTGGTCCACTCATGCGTTTTGTTAGGGTTGTCTTTCTTCAT AAAAATGACAACAGTTGGAAGAAGAGCAGTACACACTATATTATGACATCATATTTCCAACCTTTGATAGTATGGACTGGAGTGACACTACTTTGCAG AGCATTGGATCCAGTAGTTTTACCGACTGAAGCTAGTCAAGCTGTTAAGCAACggcttcttatttttgttcgaTCATTGTCGACTGTACTGGCTTTTGCATTTTGTTTATCAAG CATCGTTCAGCAAGCACAGAAGTACTATATGGAAGCAAATGATGCCTGCGATACAAGAAAT ATGGGTTTCAATTTTGCTGGAAAAGCTATTTACAGTGCAGTGTGGGTTGCTGCAATATCATTATTTATGGAGCTACTTGGATTCTCCACACAGAGGTGGCTGACGGCTGGGGGTCTTGGTACAGTTCTTCTCACCCTTGCTGGTCGTGAG ATATTTACGAATTTTCTTTCGAGTATTATGATTCATGCTACACGACCATTCATTGTGAACGAATGGATTCAAACCAAGATTGAAGGCTATGAAGTCTCTGGTACTGTTGAG CATGTTGGTTGGTGGTCTCCAACCATAATTAGAGGTGATGATCGTGAAGCAGTGCACATTCCAAACCACAAGTTCACTGTAAGTGTTGTCAGGAATCTTAGCCAGAAGACTCATTGGCGCATCAAGACACACCTTGCTGTTAGTCACCTGGATGTCCATAAGATAAAT AATATTGTCGCTGATATGCGCAAAGTGTTGGCGAAGAACCCTCAAGTGGAGCAGCAGAAGTTGCACCGAAGAGTATTTCTGGAAAATATCAATCCAGAAAATCAGGCTTTAATG ATATTGATATCTTGCTTTGTGAAAACATCACATTTTGAAGAGTACCTATGTGTCAAG GAAGCTATACTCTTGGATCTTCTTAGGGTTATCAGTCATCATCGTGCACGACTCGCTACCCCCATCCGCACAGTTCAGAAAATATACAGCGAAGCTGACCTAGAAAATGTGCCTTTTGCTGATGCGATCTTCACTCGTTCCAGAGCAGCAGCAAATCGTCCCTTCCTTTTGATTGAACCTTCTGATAAAATCAATGGTGATGACAAAAATAAGGCCTCAACCAAGGGGACCCATGCCAGTGAAGATAAAGATACCAAGGCTGAAATGAACTCAACTTCTGACTTGATAGAAGATTCAAAGGTTGGATCCACATCAACAGTTGACTCGAGAAAAGATGATAAAGTCAATGGACCAGCAACCCCAAACTCTGGCGCCAAGCTTTCAGCAACATCGACTTCTGACCCTCAAAGCCAGGTAAATACAGAAGTGCAGCAACCACAGAAGGAGAAAACTTTAGAAACCTCGAAGGATGTATTGAAAACGAATGCAAAGGATGTGAATC ACAGGGAACCTTCAGAGGATTCTGCAGTTCCAACAGAAATTGGACGTGGAAAGGTAGATCCTACTCCCAAACCACTGAAGGAGGATGGAGAAAGGCCCATCGCATCAACATCAATGGCGAGGCCTCCCTTGGAAGAGAATATTGTTCTGGGAGTCGCCCTGGAGGGATCGAAACGGACACTGCCTATTGAAGAAGAAACAACGCCATCTGCTCCTTCTGAGACGAAGGAATTGGCTGCCCAAAGGAATGGTGCTGGGCTGCCTGCAGgtgggaaggagaagaaagatggCCATGTATCATCTAGTTCCTAG
- the LOC104449182 gene encoding O-fucosyltransferase 31, which produces MRLGQSQGHLNQSQKMALAGLVAVLLPVFFPNLFKPLGRASPSMFSEWNAPKPRHLPLLKAAIQRQIPFRQQLDLWSPLPDQGWKPCIRSADDMPLPGKSMGYIQVFLDGGLNQQRMGICDAVAVAKILNATLVIPHLEVNPVWQDASSFSDIFDVDHFISALEGDISIVKELPSEYSWSTREYYATGIRDTRIKMAPVHASANWYLENVLPILQRFGIAAISPFSHRLTFNNLPPNIQRLRCKVNFEALAFVPHVRELGETLVSHLRYPVTESQAMGNLFVKDGREQMRNQGSGKFVVLHLRFDKDMAAHSACDFGGGKAERMALAKYRQVIWQGRVVNSQFTNEELRGQGRCPLTPEQIGLLLAALGFSNSTRLYLASHKVYGGESRISTLRKLFPLMEDKKSLTSAEERAKVKGKASLLAAVDYYVSMQSDVFISASPGNMHNAVLGHRAFLNLKTIRPNMALLGQLFLNKSMEWSDFQHAVIEGHIKRQGHIRLRKEKQSIYTYPAPDCMCQA; this is translated from the exons ATGAGGCTCGGCCAGAGTCAGGGCCACCTGAATCAGTCCCAGAAGATGGCGCTTGCTGGACTCGTTGCGGTCCTGCTTCCGGTCTTCTTCCCGAACCTGTTCAAGCCGCTGGGGCGCGCTTCGCCTTCCATGTTCTCC GAATGGAATGCTCCAAAACCCAGACATTTGCCTCTGCTAAAGGCTGCCATACAGCGGCAAATT cCCTTCAGACAACAGTTGGATCTATGGTCTCCGTTGCCTGATCAAGGATGGAAGCCCTGTATTCGGTCTGCAGATGATATGC CGCTGCCTGGGAAATCTATGGGCTACATCCAGGTTTTCCTTGATGGAGGCTTGAACCAGCAGAGGATGGGG ATCTGTGATGCAGTTGCCGTTGCCAAAATCTTGAATGCCACGCTGGTGATTCCACATCTTGAAGTTAATCCTGTGTGGCAAGATGCAAG TTCATTTTCAGACATATTTGATGTGGATCACTTCATCAGTGCATTAGAAGGTGACATTTCTATAGTGAAAGAGCTTCCTAGTGAATATTCCTGGAGCACAAGGGAATATTATGCTACAGGGATTCGAGATACCAGAATTAAGATGGCACCTGTTCATGCTTCAGCAAACTGGTATCTGGAAAATGTATTGCCTATTCTGCAAAG ATTTGGAATTGCTGCTATTTCCCCATTCTCTCACCGTTTAACCTTTAACAATCTCCCACCAAACATCCAGCGCTTGCGATGTAAAGTCAACTTTGAAGCACTAGCTTTTGTTCCTCATGTCAGAGAATTGGGTGAGACCCTTGTAAGTCACCTTCGTTACCCTGTTACAGAAAGTCAAGCAATGGGGAACTTATTTGTGAAAGATGGAAGAGAGCAGATGAGAAATCAGGGATCAGGAAAGTTTGTTGTGTTACATCTGCGTTTTGATAAG GACATGGCAGCTCATTCAGCATGCGATTTTGGTGGGGGTAAAGCTGAAAGAATGGCCCTTGCCAAGTACCGTCAGGTAATATGGCAGGGAAGGGTGGTGAATTCCCAATTTACCAATGAAGAACTAAGGGGTCAGGGTCGTTGTCCTTTGACACCCGAACAGATTGGGTTGCTGCTTGCAGCTTTAGGTTTCAGCAACAGTACACGACTTTATCTTGCTTCTCATAAG GTGTATGGAGGAGAATCAAGGATCTCAACTTTACGCAAACTGTTTCCACTAATGGAAGACAAGAAAAGTCTCACCTCTGCAGAAGAACGAGCCAAGGTCAAAGGCAAGGCTTCTTTACTGGCTGCAGTTGATTATTATGTAAGCATGCAGAGCGATGTCTTCATCTCTGCTTCTCCAGGAAATATGCACAATGCTGTG CTAGGACATCGAGCGTTTTTGAACTTGAAGACTATAAGGCCAAACATGGCGCTTCTGGGGCAGCTCTTTCTCAATAAAAGCATGGAATGGTCAGACTTCCAGCATGCTGTCATAGAGGGACATATAAAAAGACAGGGTCATATTCGATTGAGAAAGGAGAAGCAGTCCATATATACATATCCCGCTCCCGATTGTATGTGCCAAGCTTAG